One genomic region from Tripterygium wilfordii isolate XIE 37 chromosome 20, ASM1340144v1, whole genome shotgun sequence encodes:
- the LOC119986739 gene encoding uncharacterized protein LOC119986739 isoform X2, whose product MAGGWVKSLQCKSRAFDDVYHPNPKNLRYSASCRKSAQNVKDVIESATKHKHSSKPKKPTNRQNPISKHPRPEVPVAEGNIVRSRTVGNPEPFFPALAELPEGHPSRNVVEIIFHTSWSPKAFTGRIDVVFKIQNGSKTVARFEEYREMVKARAVSDGLDGASTWEENARCVADGNEVMRFYCLGPAGGPYDACGDAWTFSIGKGSPICTFSGSGGAHESAGGGRGRRAMLVCRVIAGRVSKQIGLDSLLNGRVGFDSVSGDNGELLVFDSRAVLPCFLIIYKL is encoded by the exons ATGGCGGGTGGATGGGTCAAGTCACTGCAATGCAAATCCAGAGCATTTGACGATGTTTACCACCCAAACCCGAAGAACCTCCGATACAGTGCTAGTTGCAGAAAGAGCGCACAAAACGTCAAAGACGTCATCGAATCCGCCACCAAACACAAGCATTCTTCCAAACCCAAAAAACCCACGAATCGTCAGAACCCGATTTCAAAACACCCACGACCCGAGGTACCAGTCGCAGAGGGGAATATTGTCCGTTCTCGGACAGTCGGTAATCCGGAACCCTTTTTCCCGGCTTTGGCGGAGCTACCCGAGGGTCATCCTTCAAGGAATGTGGTGGAGATTATTTTCCACACTAGTTGGAGTCCCAAGGCATTCACGGGTCGGATCGACGTGGTTTTCAAAATTCAGAACGGGTCTAAGACTGTGGCTCGATTCGAGGAGTACCGAGAGATGGTAAAAGCCCGGGCC GTGTCGGACGGGCTGGACGGAGCGAGTACGTGGGAAGAGAACGCGCGGTGCGTCGCTGACGGGAATGAGGTCATGCGGTTTTATTGCCTGGGGCCAGCAGGCGGACCGTACGACGCTTGCGGAGACGCGTGGACATTCTCTATTGGGAAGGGTTCGCCTATTTGCACGTTTTCAGGTAGCGGCGGAGCCCACGAGAGCGCCGGCGGTGGAAGGGGTAGGAGGGCCATGTTGGTTTGTCGGGTCATTGCGGGTAGGGTATCGAAGCAAATCGGGCTCGATTCGTTGTTGAATGGGCGGGTCGGGTTTGATTCGGTCAGTGGAGACAACGGCGAGTTACTAGTGTTTGATTCTCGGGCGGTGTTGCCTTGTTTTCTTATTATCTATAAATTGTAA
- the LOC119986739 gene encoding uncharacterized protein LOC119986739 isoform X1 encodes MAGGWVKSLQCKSRAFDDVYHPNPKNLRYSASCRKSAQNVKDVIESATKHKHSSKPKKPTNRQNPISKHPRPEVPVAEGNIVRSRTVGNPEPFFPALAELPEGHPSRNVVEIIFHTSWSPKAFTGRIDVVFKIQNGSKTVARFEEYREMVKARAVSDGLDGASTWEENARCVADGNEVMRFYCLGPAGGPYDACGDAWTFSIGKGSPICTFSGSGGAHESAGGGRGRRAMLVCRVIAGRVSKQIGLDSLLNGRVGFDSVSGDNGELLVFDSRAVLPCFLIIYKL; translated from the exons ATGGCGGGTGGATGGGTCAAGTCACTGCAATGCAAATCCAGAGCATTTGACGATGTTTACCACCCAAACCCGAAGAACCTCCGATACAGTGCTAGTTGCAGAAAGAGCGCACAAAACGTCAAAGACGTCATCGAATCCGCCACCAAACACAAGCATTCTTCCAAACCCAAAAAACCCACGAATCGTCAGAACCCGATTTCAAAACACCCACGACCCGAGGTACCAGTCGCAGAGGGGAATATTGTCCGTTCTCGGACAGTCGGTAATCCGGAACCCTTTTTCCCGGCTTTGGCGGAGCTACCCGAGGGTCATCCTTCAAGGAATGTGGTGGAGATTATTTTCCACACTAGTTGGAGTCCCAAGGCATTCACGGGTCGGATCGACGTGGTTTTCAAAATTCAGAACGGGTCTAAGACTGTGGCTCGATTCGAGGAGTACCGAGAGATGGTAAAAGCCCGGGCCGTGTC GGACGGGCTGGACGGAGCGAGTACGTGGGAAGAGAACGCGCGGTGCGTCGCTGACGGGAATGAGGTCATGCGGTTTTATTGCCTGGGGCCAGCAGGCGGACCGTACGACGCTTGCGGAGACGCGTGGACATTCTCTATTGGGAAGGGTTCGCCTATTTGCACGTTTTCAGGTAGCGGCGGAGCCCACGAGAGCGCCGGCGGTGGAAGGGGTAGGAGGGCCATGTTGGTTTGTCGGGTCATTGCGGGTAGGGTATCGAAGCAAATCGGGCTCGATTCGTTGTTGAATGGGCGGGTCGGGTTTGATTCGGTCAGTGGAGACAACGGCGAGTTACTAGTGTTTGATTCTCGGGCGGTGTTGCCTTGTTTTCTTATTATCTATAAATTGTAA
- the LOC119986738 gene encoding uncharacterized protein LOC119986738 — MAEGTRLKALDDAIRRLQEASSVHESSLGSLQSALVELTQVTTDQKTFVHELTNRVTAMDGRLEQVLRLAQASLSTLSSPSAVTVSTTTGAPAPAPASPIAAPPLAAYTTASMGVFPPGSVRLDFPRFDGTNPLDWVSKAEQFFHLFQTNETQKVEIASYHFDGPAWQWFQWATSAHPFPSWSDFARAIEIRFGEDISMDFVVGLPASGGKTALLVVIDRLTKYAHFCPLPSHYTSTMVAAVFVRDIIKLHGLPRSIVTDRDPLFLSTFWQEVFKLQGTKLNMSSAYHPQTDGQTEVLNRCLEMYLRCFVQDNPAHWLKFLPWAEYSYNTAYHTASGMTPFQALYGRLPPLIQKYFPGSTTCDAVDHELITRDELLRLLKTNLQRAQLRMKNQADQHRREVQFEVGDLVFIRLQPYRQLSLRLRRDQKLGPRYFGPFPIIQKVGAVAYRLELPVSAKIHPVFHVSVLKRCVGNPEQQSIPLPLLTVPSGPVVKPIAILSQREVVRQGQLIPQVLVQWENLLQEDATWEDLALVSKQFPNLNLEDKVLTDQGSIVMRPDNTGKVLEAIAGNDDVDIPTAESKGIADIDGRRRKMVRERNRPNHLRDYV, encoded by the exons ATGGCTGAAGGGACTCGTCTCAAAGCCCTGGACGACGCTATTCGCCGTCTTCAAGAAGCCTCCTCCGTTCATGAGTCGTCATTAGGGTCTCTTCAATCTGCGTTGGTGGAGCTGACTCAGGTCACGACAGATCAGAAAACTTTCGTTCACGAGTTAACCAACCGTGTTACCGCGATGGATGGCCGTTTGGAACAGGTTCTTCGTCTGGCTCAGGCTTCTCTTTCTACACTCAGCAGTCCTTCTGCTGTGACTGTTTCCACAACCACGggtgctcctgctcctgctcctgcttcTCCGATAGCCGCTCCTCCTCTAGCGGCGTATACCACCGCCTCCATGGGAGTTTTTCCACCGGGATCTGTTCGCTTAGATTTCCCTCGCTTTGACGGCACAAATCCTCTGGATTGGGTTTCGAAGGCAGAACAATTTTTTCATCTCTTTCAGACAAATGAAACTCAGAAGGTGGAAATCGCTTCTTATCACTTTGATGGTCCTGCTTGGCAGTGGTTTCAATGGGCCACCTCGGCTCACCCATTTCCTTCTTGGTCTGATTTTGCTCGTGCCATTGAGATTCGCTTTG GGGAAGATATATCCATGGACTTTGTGGTTGGGTTACCTGCTTCAGGGGGCAAAACAGCCTTGCTTGTGGTGATTGACAGATTAACCAAATACGCCCATTTTTGCCCATTACCCAGTCATTATACTAGCACTATGGTAGCCGCTGTTTTTGTTAGGGACATCATTAAACTGCATGGACTTCCACGTTCAATTGTTACTGATCGGGATCCACTATTTTTGAGTACATTTTGGCAAGAAGTTTTCAAATTACAAGGCACAAAGCTGAATATGAGCAGTGCTTATCATCCGCAAACGGATGGCCAAACAGAGGTTTTAAATCGTTGCTTAGAAATGTATCTTCGCTGTTTTGTACAAGACAACCCGGCGCATTGGCTTAAATTTCTACCATGGGCAGAGTATTCATACAACACGGCTTACCATACTGCTTCAGGTATGACGCCGTTTCAAGCCCTCTATGGTCGACTGCCACCTCTAATTCAGAAGTATTTTCCAGGTTCCACAACCTGTGACGCTGTTGATCATGAACTTATCACACGAGATGAATTGTTGCGTCTTCTAAAAACTAATTTGCAGCGCGCGCAACTTCGCATGAAAAATCAAGCTGACCAGCATCGGCGTGAGGTTCAGTTTGAAGTAGGCGATTTGGTTTTTATTCGGCTTCAACCATATCGTCAGCTGTCACTGCGGTTGCGCCGTGACCAGAAGTTGGGTCCTCGATATTTTGGTCCTTTTCCTATCATTCAAAAGGTTGGGGCAGTGGCCTATCGTTTGGAATTGCCGGTGTCAGCTAAAATCCATCCGGTCTTCCATGTTTCTGTTCTTAAACGATGTGTGGGAAACCCAGAGCAGCAGTCTATTCCACTTCCATTGTTGACAGTACCTTCGGGGCCAGTTGTGAAACCAATTGCCATACTCAGTCAGAGAGAAGTTGTACGCCAAGGACAGTTAATACCGCAGGTTTTGGTGCAGTGGGAGAATTTGCTGCAGGAAGATGCTACTTGGGAAGATTTGGCCCTTGTGTCTAAGCAATTTCCTAACTTgaaccttgaggacaaggttcTCACTGACCAGGGGAGTATTGTCATGAGGCCAGATAATACGGGGAAGGTTCTGGAAGCAATAGCTGGAAATGATGACGTGGACATTCCTACAGCAGAATCAAAAGGGATCGCTGATATTGATGGAAGGAGGAGAAAGATGGTTCGTGAAAGGAATAGGCCTAACCATCTAAGGGACTACGTGTAG
- the LOC119986405 gene encoding adenine phosphoribosyltransferase 3-like encodes MSAYTDKDPRIHGIKNKIRVVPNFPKPGIMFQDITTLLLDPKAFRDTIDLFVERYKGKNISVVAGIEARGFIFGPPIALAIGAKFVPLRKPKKLPGEVIFEEYVLEYGRDCLEMHVGAVQPGENALVVDDLIATGGTLRAAMNLLERAGAEVVECACVIELPDLKGRERLNGKPLFVLVESH; translated from the exons ATGTCGGCTTACACGGACAAGGATCCTCGCATTCATGGCATTAAAAACAAGATTCGGGTCGTCCCCAATTTTCCTAAACcag GTATTATGTTCCAAGACATTACGACTCTGTTGCTGGATCCCAAAGCATTCAGGGACACGATTGATTTGTTCGTTGAGAGATACAAAGGCAAGAACATATCAGTAGTTGCag gAATAGAGGCTCGAGGCTTTATATTTGGACCTCCTATTGCTCTTGCAATTGGGGCAAAGTTTGTACCCCTAAGAAAACCAAAGAAGTTGCCTG GTGAAGTTATCTTTGAAGAGTATGTATTGGAATATGGAAGGGATTGTCTTGAAATGCATGTTGGAGCAGTTCAACCTGGTGAAAATGCTTTGGTGGTCGATGATTTGATTGCTACTGGTGGCACTCTTCGTGCAGCTATGAATTTACTGG AACGTGCTGGAGCGGAAGTGGTTGAATGTGCTTGTGTGATTGAATTACCAGATTTAAAG GGTCGTGAGCGATTGAACGGCAAGCCATTGTTCGTGCTTGTGGAATCCCATTAA
- the LOC119986402 gene encoding flavin-containing monooxygenase FMO GS-OX-like 4 — MLRGRSLLTSQMSMSSITIPRHVAVIGAGAGGLVAARELRREGHKVVVFEKSDQIGGTWVYNPRVEPDLLGVDPKRLVVHSSLYSSLRTNLPREVMGYQDYPFLSREGKDRDPRRFPGHKEVLMYLKDFAGEFRIEEMVRFESEVVNVKLEENGREWRVKSNRRGDVDDENFDAVVVCNGHYTEPRIAEIPGIKSWPGKQIHSHNYRIPEPFQDQVVILIGSAASATDISREIAGVAKEVHIASRSAADKTCERLPGYDNMWLHSMIENAHEDGTVVFQDGSVIFADVILHCTGYHYDFPFLETNGIVTVDDNRVGPLYKHVFPPRLAPWLCFVGLPWKVVPFILFEFQCKWIAGVLSGQIKLPSQEEMAEEIKAFYSELEASGVPKRYTHDMGDYQFEYDNWLASQCGCSGVEEWRKQMYYESSKRKRAQPETYRDEWEDHDLILQAHQDFLKYT; from the exons ATGCTCAGGGGGAGATCATTACTGACATCACAAATGTCAATGTCGTCAATAACCATTCCCCGGCACGTGGCTGTCATCGGAGCTGGTGCGGGTGGCCTTGTGGCTGCTCGCGAGCTCCGTCGTGAGGGACACAAGGTCGTTGTCTTCGAGAAAAGTGATCAAATTGGCGGTACCTGGGTGTACAATCCTCGAGTGGAACCGGACCTTCTGGGCGTTGACCCGAAGCGTCTCGTCGTCCACTCCAGCCTCTACAGCTCCCTTCGTACTAACCTCCCTAGAGAGGTGATGGGTTATCAGGATTATCCGTTTTTGAGCCGAGAAGGCAAAGACAGAGATCCGAGGAGATTCCCGGGTCACAAGGAGGTGTTGATGTATCTGAAGGATTTTGCGGGTGAATTCAGGATTGAAGAGATGGTGAGGTTTGAGTCTGAAGTGGTGAACGTGAAATTAGAGGAGAATGGTAGAGAGTGGAGGGTGAAGTCCAACAGGAGGGGCGATGTTGACGATGAGAATTTTGATGCTGTTGTTGTCTGCAATGGACACTACACTGAGCCTCGGATTGCGGAAATTCCCG GCATAAAGTCATGGCCAGGAAAACAAATTCACAGCCACAACTATCGTATTCCTGAGCCCTTTCAAGATCAA GTTGTAATTTTGATAGGAAGTGCCGCAAGTGCTACTGATATATCCAGGGAGATAGCTGGGGTTGCTAAAGAGGTCCATATTGCATCTAGATCCGCTGCTGACAAAACATGTGAAAGGCTGCCTGGATATGATAATATGTGGCTTCATTCCATG ATAGAAAACGCCCATGAAGATGGTACTGTGGTTTTCCAGGATGGGAGTGTCATCTTTGCTGATGTTATTCTACATTGCACTGG GTACCATTATGACTTCCCATTTCTTGAAACCAATGGCATCGTGACAGTGGATGACAATCGTGTGGGACCGCTGTACAAGCATGTTTTTCCTCCACGCTTGGCCCCATGGCTTTGCTTTGTTGGATTACCATGGAAG GTTGTTCCATTCATATTGTTTGAATTTCAATGCAAGTGGATTGCTGGTGTTTTGTCCGGTCAAATTAAGCTTCCATCCCAAGAAGAGATGGCGGAAGAGATTAAAGCCTTCTACTCTGAACTTGAAGCTTCTGGCGTGCCAAAGCGATACACCCATGACATGGGGGATTATCAG TTTGAGTACGACAATTGGCTTGCTTCTCAATGTGGTTGTTCAGGCGTCgaagaatggagaaaacaaatgtACTATGAAAGTAGCAAGCGGAAGCGCGCTCAACCAGAGACATACCGCGATGAATGGGAAGATCATGACCTGATCTTGCAAGCCCATCAGGACTTCCTCAAATACACCTGA
- the LOC119986407 gene encoding uncharacterized protein LOC119986407, with product MLARPAQKTNWSCTRHVNRTIKAKHNSSNGRNSKQILDSEAASSASAVHAPNILLKIKRCRDFGRSWYPLFADRGCCQARRLLRWKGRFCLPHLKPYPVTTPFSIRSSRRPRTVYRRGRRRFCQHLMQSSIPIHVPTYRASKSTWLEYTSETQLITYNTC from the exons ATGTTGGCGAGACCTGCACAAAAGACAAATTGGAGCTGCACAAGACATGTGAACCGCACGATCAAAGCCAAGCACAACTCATCGAACGGTCGAAATTCAAAGCAAATTCTAGACTCTGAGGCAGCTTCTTCTGCTTCTGCGGTTCATGCACCTAATATATTGTTGAAAATCAAAAGATGTAGAGATTTCGGTCGGAGTTGGTATCCCCTGTTTGCAGACCGAGGATGCTGCCAAGCCCGCCGATTGCTGAGGTGGAAGGGGAGGTTTTGCCTCCCTCATTTGAAGCCCTATCCAGTGACTACACCGTTTTCCATTCGCTCCTCCCGCCGGCCGCGA ACAGTGTATCGACGTGGTCGGAGAAGATTTTGCCAGCACTTGATGCAGAGCAGCATTCCGATTCATGTACCTACATATCGAGCTTCGAAATCCACGTGGTTGGAGTACACCTCGGAAACACAACTGATCACCTATAACACATGTTGA